In one window of Gymnogyps californianus isolate 813 chromosome 7, ASM1813914v2, whole genome shotgun sequence DNA:
- the VIL1 gene encoding villin-1: MVELSTKVSRTLNKTTPGLQIWRIENMEMVPVPTKSYGNFYEGDCYVLLLTRKTGSSFSYNIHYWLGKESSQDEQGAAAIYTTQMDDHLGTVAVQHREVQGHESETFRAYFKQGLIYKKGGVASGMKHVETNTYNVQRLLHVKGKKNVVAGEVEMSWKSFNKGDVFLLDLGQLIIQWNGPESNRNERLKAMTLAKDIRDRERGGRAKVGVVDGEDEGASPELMKVLTHVLGEKRDIKAATPDDKVDQKLKSSLKLYHLSNASGNLVIQEVAIRPLTQDMLLHEDCYILDQGGLKIFVWKGKNANKEEKQQAMSRALGFIKAKNYPASTSVETENDGSESTIFRQLFQKWTVPNQTSGLGKTHTVGKVAKVEQVKFDATTLYAKPQMAAQQKMVDDGSGEVEVWRVENLELVPVEKRWLGHFYGGDCYLVLYTYFVGSKVNRIIYLWQGRQASADELAASAYQAVILDEKYNNEPVQVRVTMGKEPAHLMAIFKGKMVVYAGGTSRAGSKEPTPSTRLFHVHGTNEYNTKAFEVPVRTSSLNSNDVFVLKTPSCCYLWYGKGCSGDEREMGKTVADIISKTEKPVIAEGQEPPEFWLALGGKSQYANSKRLQEENPSVSPRLFECSNKTGTFLATEIVDFTQDDLEEDDVYLLDTWDQVFFWIGNGANKSEKEAAAVMAQEYLRSHPSGRDLDTPIIVVKQGHEPPTFTGWFLAWDPLNWADKKSYEALRAELVDESSLGQLTSVLTSRQEVFTTTTTLLPDKLETFPLDVLVNTSAENLPQGVDPSRKEYHLSDQDFQAVFGMSRSAFGNLPLWKQQKLKKDKGLF; the protein is encoded by the exons ATGGTGGAGCTCAGCACCAAAGTCAGCAGGACGCTCAATAAGACCACGCCGGGCCTCCAGATATGGCGAATCGAG aaCATGGAGATGGTGCCAGTGCCCACCAAAAGCTACGGCAACTTCTACGAGGGGGATTGCTATGTCCTGCTGTTG ACACGCAAGACTGGGAGCAGCTTCAGCTACAACATCCACTACTGGCTGGGCAAGGAGTCAAGTCAGGACGAGCAGGGGGCGGCCGCCATCTACACCACCCAGATGGATGACCACCTGGGCACAGTGGCTGTGCAGCACCGTGAGGTCCAGGGCCACGAGAGTGAGACCTTCCGTGCCTACTTCAAGCAGGGACTTAT CTATAAGAAGGGTGGGGTGGCCTCGGGCATGAAGCACGTGGAGACGAACACTTACAACGTCCAGCGCCTGCTGCACGTGAAGGGCAAGAAGAACGTGGTGGCAGGAGAG GTGGAGATGAGCTGGAAAAGCTTCAACAAGGGGGACGTGTTCCTGCTGGACCTGGGCCAGCTCATCATCCAGTGGAACGGCCCTGAGAGCAACCGAAACGAGAGGCTGAAG GCGATGACCCTGGCCAAGGACATCCGGGACCGGGAGCGCGGGGGCCGTGCCAAGGTGGGCGTAGTGGACGGTGAGGACGAGGGCGCCTCGCCGGAGCTCATGAAGGTCCTCACACACGTGCTGGGTGAGAAGAGGGACATCAAGGCGGCCACCCCTGATGACAAAGTGGACCAGAAGCTCAAGTCCTCCCTCAAGCTCTACCA cctctccaaTGCCAGCGGGAACCTGGTCATACAGGAGGTGGCAATTCGACCACTGACTCAAGACATGCTCCTACATGAG GACTGCTACATCCTTGATCAAGGAGGTCTCAAGATCTTTGTGTGGAAGGGCAAGAATGCCAacaaggaggagaagcagcaggcgATGAGCAGGGCGCTG GGCTTCATCAAAGCCAAGAACTACCCAGCCAGCACCAGCGTGGAGACAGAGAACGATGGATCCGAGTCGACCATCTTCAGGCAGCTCTTCCAAAAATGGACTGTCCCCAACCAGACCAGCGGGTTGGGCAAGACCCACACCGTGGGCAAAGTAG CCAAAGTGGAGCAGGTGAAGTTTGATGCCACCACGCTGTATGCCAAGCCCCAGATGGCTGCCCAGCAGAAGATGGTGGATGACGGATCCGGGGAGGTGGAG GTCTGGCGCGTGGAGAACCTGGAGCTGGTGCCTGTGGAGAAGAGGTGGCTGGGCCATTTCTATGGTGGGGACTGCTACCTGGTGCTCTACACCTATTTCGTGGGGTCCAAGGTGAACCGCATCATCTACCTCTGGCAG ggccGCCAAGCCAGCGCGGACGAGCTGGCTGCCTCTGCCTACCAAGCCGTCATCCTGGACGAGAAGTACAACAACGAGCCCGTGCAGGTCCGCGTCACCATGGGCAAGGAGCCAGCCCACCTGATGGCCATCTTCAAGGGCAAGATGGTGGTGTACGCG GGTGGCACCTCGCGGGCAGGCAGCAAGGAGCCCACACCCTCCACCCGCCTCTTCCACGTGCACGGCACCAATGAGTACAACACCAAGGCTTTCGAGGTGCCCGtccgcacctcctccctcaaCTCCAATGACGTCTTCGTGCTCAAGACCCCCAGCTGCTGCTACCTCTGGTATGGGAAG GGCTGCAGCGGGGACGAGCGTGAGATGGGCAAGACGGTGGCCGACATCATCTCCAAGACGGAGAAGCCAGTGATCGCGGAGGGACAGGAGCCACCTGAGTTCTGGCTGGCCCTGGGGGGCAAGTCCCAGTATGCCAACAGCAAGAG gctgcaggaggagaacCCCTCTGTGTCCCCCCGACTCTTTGAGTGCTCCAACAAGACAGGCACCTTCTTGGCCACAGAGATTGTAGACTTCACCCAGGATGACCTGGAGGAGGATGACGTTTACCTGCTGGACACCTGGGACCAG GTTTTCTTCTGGATTGGAAATGGCGCCAACAAATCGGAGAAGGAGGCAGCGGCAGTGATGGCGCAGGAATACCTGCGGAGCCACCCCAGTGGGCGTGACCTTGACACCCCCATCATCGTGGTGAAGCAGGGCCACGAGCCCCCCACCTTCACTGGCTGGTTCCTGGCCTGGGACCCTCTCAACTGGGCT GACAAGAAATCCTATGAGGCACTGAGAGCCGAGCTGGTGGACGAGAGCAGCCTCGGGCAGCTCACCTCA GTGCTCACATCCAGGCAAGAGgtcttcaccaccaccaccaccctcctCCCCGACAAACTGGAGACCTTCCCCCTGGACGTGCTGGTGAACACCTCGGCCGAGAACCTGCCGCAGGGTGTGGATCCCAGCAGGAAGGAG taCCACCTCTCCGACCAGGACTTCCAGGCTGTTTTCGGCATGAGCCGCTCTGCCTTCGGCAACCTGCCCTTGTGGAAACAACAGAAGCTCAAGAAGGACAAAGGACTCTTCTAG
- the CTDSP1 gene encoding carboxy-terminal domain RNA polymerase II polypeptide A small phosphatase 1 isoform X1, whose amino-acid sequence MEHQSIIAQVSREEGSAPLQEKGTQAPAKKPRSRSILQSLFCCLCRDEGEPCAGTTSAPLLVEENGALPKAAVKHLLPEIKPQDASKLCVVIDLDETLVHSSFKPVNNADFIIPVEIDGIMHQVPSAPCPQVYVLKRPHVDEFLQRMGELFECVLFTASLAKYADPVADLLDKWGAFRARLFRESCVFHRGNYVKDLSRLGRDLRRIIIVDNSPASYIFHPDNAVPVASWFDNMADTELLDLLPFFERLSKVEDVYAVLKKQRTNS is encoded by the exons ATGGAGCACCAGTCCATCATCGCCCAGGTtagcagggaggaggggagcgcCCCGCTGCAGGAGAAAG GTACCCAGGCCCCCGCCAAGAAGCCGCGGAGCCGCAGCATCCTCCAGTCCctcttctgctgcctgtgccgCGATGAGGGGGAGCCCTGCGCCGGCACCACCAGCGCCCCGCTGCTGGTGGAGGAGAATGGGGCCCTGCCTAAG gctgctgtcaAACATCTCCTGCCCGAGATCAAGCCGCAGGACGCCAGCAAGCTGTGCGTGGTCATCGACCTGGACGAGACGCTGGTGCACAGCTCCTTCAAG CCAGTGAACAATGCCGACTTCATCATTCCCGTGGAAATCGATGGCATCATGCACCAGG TGCCCTCTGCCCCGTGCCCGCAGGTGTACGTGCTGAAGCGGCCGCATGTGGATGAGTTCCTGCAGCGCATGGGCGAGCTTTTCGAGTGCGTGCTCTTCACCGCCAGCCTGGCCAAG TACGCGGACCCTGTGGCCGACCTGCTGGATAAATGGGGGGCTTTCCGGGCACGGCTTTTCCGGGAATCCTGCGTCTTCCATCGTGGCAACTATGTGAAGGACCTAAGCCGCCTGGGCCGCGACCTGCGCCGCATCATCATTGTGGACAACTCGCCCGCATCCTACATCTTCCACCCTGACAATGCC GTGCCGGTGGCCTCCTGGTTCGATAACATGGCGGACACAGAGCTGCTGGACCTGCTGCCCTTCTTTGAGAGGCTCAGCAAGGTGGAGGACGTGTACGCAGTGCTCAAGAAGCAGCGGACTAACAGCTAG
- the CTDSP1 gene encoding carboxy-terminal domain RNA polymerase II polypeptide A small phosphatase 1 isoform X4: protein MEHQSIIAQVSREEGSAPLQEKGTQAPAKKPRSRSILQSLFCCLCRDEGEPCAGTTSAPLLVEENGALPKAAVKHLLPEIKPQDASKLCVVIDLDETLVHSSFKVYVLKRPHVDEFLQRMGELFECVLFTASLAKYADPVADLLDKWGAFRARLFRESCVFHRGNYVKDLSRLGRDLRRIIIVDNSPASYIFHPDNAVPVASWFDNMADTELLDLLPFFERLSKVEDVYAVLKKQRTNS from the exons ATGGAGCACCAGTCCATCATCGCCCAGGTtagcagggaggaggggagcgcCCCGCTGCAGGAGAAAG GTACCCAGGCCCCCGCCAAGAAGCCGCGGAGCCGCAGCATCCTCCAGTCCctcttctgctgcctgtgccgCGATGAGGGGGAGCCCTGCGCCGGCACCACCAGCGCCCCGCTGCTGGTGGAGGAGAATGGGGCCCTGCCTAAG gctgctgtcaAACATCTCCTGCCCGAGATCAAGCCGCAGGACGCCAGCAAGCTGTGCGTGGTCATCGACCTGGACGAGACGCTGGTGCACAGCTCCTTCAAG GTGTACGTGCTGAAGCGGCCGCATGTGGATGAGTTCCTGCAGCGCATGGGCGAGCTTTTCGAGTGCGTGCTCTTCACCGCCAGCCTGGCCAAG TACGCGGACCCTGTGGCCGACCTGCTGGATAAATGGGGGGCTTTCCGGGCACGGCTTTTCCGGGAATCCTGCGTCTTCCATCGTGGCAACTATGTGAAGGACCTAAGCCGCCTGGGCCGCGACCTGCGCCGCATCATCATTGTGGACAACTCGCCCGCATCCTACATCTTCCACCCTGACAATGCC GTGCCGGTGGCCTCCTGGTTCGATAACATGGCGGACACAGAGCTGCTGGACCTGCTGCCCTTCTTTGAGAGGCTCAGCAAGGTGGAGGACGTGTACGCAGTGCTCAAGAAGCAGCGGACTAACAGCTAG
- the CTDSP1 gene encoding carboxy-terminal domain RNA polymerase II polypeptide A small phosphatase 1 isoform X5 yields MEHQSIIAQVSREEGSAPLQEKGTQAPAKKPRSRSILQSLFCCLCRDEGEPCAGTTSAPLLVEENGALPKPVNNADFIIPVEIDGIMHQVYVLKRPHVDEFLQRMGELFECVLFTASLAKYADPVADLLDKWGAFRARLFRESCVFHRGNYVKDLSRLGRDLRRIIIVDNSPASYIFHPDNAVPVASWFDNMADTELLDLLPFFERLSKVEDVYAVLKKQRTNS; encoded by the exons ATGGAGCACCAGTCCATCATCGCCCAGGTtagcagggaggaggggagcgcCCCGCTGCAGGAGAAAG GTACCCAGGCCCCCGCCAAGAAGCCGCGGAGCCGCAGCATCCTCCAGTCCctcttctgctgcctgtgccgCGATGAGGGGGAGCCCTGCGCCGGCACCACCAGCGCCCCGCTGCTGGTGGAGGAGAATGGGGCCCTGCCTAAG CCAGTGAACAATGCCGACTTCATCATTCCCGTGGAAATCGATGGCATCATGCACCAG GTGTACGTGCTGAAGCGGCCGCATGTGGATGAGTTCCTGCAGCGCATGGGCGAGCTTTTCGAGTGCGTGCTCTTCACCGCCAGCCTGGCCAAG TACGCGGACCCTGTGGCCGACCTGCTGGATAAATGGGGGGCTTTCCGGGCACGGCTTTTCCGGGAATCCTGCGTCTTCCATCGTGGCAACTATGTGAAGGACCTAAGCCGCCTGGGCCGCGACCTGCGCCGCATCATCATTGTGGACAACTCGCCCGCATCCTACATCTTCCACCCTGACAATGCC GTGCCGGTGGCCTCCTGGTTCGATAACATGGCGGACACAGAGCTGCTGGACCTGCTGCCCTTCTTTGAGAGGCTCAGCAAGGTGGAGGACGTGTACGCAGTGCTCAAGAAGCAGCGGACTAACAGCTAG
- the CTDSP1 gene encoding carboxy-terminal domain RNA polymerase II polypeptide A small phosphatase 1 isoform X2 gives MEHQSIIAQVSREEGSAPLQEKGTQAPAKKPRSRSILQSLFCCLCRDEGEPCAGTTSAPLLVEENGALPKAAVKHLLPEIKPQDASKLCVVIDLDETLVHSSFKPVNNADFIIPVEIDGIMHQVYVLKRPHVDEFLQRMGELFECVLFTASLAKYADPVADLLDKWGAFRARLFRESCVFHRGNYVKDLSRLGRDLRRIIIVDNSPASYIFHPDNAVPVASWFDNMADTELLDLLPFFERLSKVEDVYAVLKKQRTNS, from the exons ATGGAGCACCAGTCCATCATCGCCCAGGTtagcagggaggaggggagcgcCCCGCTGCAGGAGAAAG GTACCCAGGCCCCCGCCAAGAAGCCGCGGAGCCGCAGCATCCTCCAGTCCctcttctgctgcctgtgccgCGATGAGGGGGAGCCCTGCGCCGGCACCACCAGCGCCCCGCTGCTGGTGGAGGAGAATGGGGCCCTGCCTAAG gctgctgtcaAACATCTCCTGCCCGAGATCAAGCCGCAGGACGCCAGCAAGCTGTGCGTGGTCATCGACCTGGACGAGACGCTGGTGCACAGCTCCTTCAAG CCAGTGAACAATGCCGACTTCATCATTCCCGTGGAAATCGATGGCATCATGCACCAG GTGTACGTGCTGAAGCGGCCGCATGTGGATGAGTTCCTGCAGCGCATGGGCGAGCTTTTCGAGTGCGTGCTCTTCACCGCCAGCCTGGCCAAG TACGCGGACCCTGTGGCCGACCTGCTGGATAAATGGGGGGCTTTCCGGGCACGGCTTTTCCGGGAATCCTGCGTCTTCCATCGTGGCAACTATGTGAAGGACCTAAGCCGCCTGGGCCGCGACCTGCGCCGCATCATCATTGTGGACAACTCGCCCGCATCCTACATCTTCCACCCTGACAATGCC GTGCCGGTGGCCTCCTGGTTCGATAACATGGCGGACACAGAGCTGCTGGACCTGCTGCCCTTCTTTGAGAGGCTCAGCAAGGTGGAGGACGTGTACGCAGTGCTCAAGAAGCAGCGGACTAACAGCTAG
- the CTDSP1 gene encoding carboxy-terminal domain RNA polymerase II polypeptide A small phosphatase 1 isoform X3, with protein sequence MEHQSIIAQVSREEGSAPLQEKGNAEGTQAPAKKPRSRSILQSLFCCLCRDEGEPCAGTTSAPLLVEENGALPKAAVKHLLPEIKPQDASKLCVVIDLDETLVHSSFKPVNNADFIIPVEIDGIMHQVYVLKRPHVDEFLQRMGELFECVLFTASLAKYADPVADLLDKWGAFRARLFRESCVFHRGNYVKDLSRLGRDLRRIIIVDNSPASYIFHPDNAVPVASWFDNMADTELLDLLPFFERLSKVEDVYAVLKKQRTNS encoded by the exons ATGGAGCACCAGTCCATCATCGCCCAGGTtagcagggaggaggggagcgcCCCGCTGCAGGAGAAAGGTAACGCGGAGG GTACCCAGGCCCCCGCCAAGAAGCCGCGGAGCCGCAGCATCCTCCAGTCCctcttctgctgcctgtgccgCGATGAGGGGGAGCCCTGCGCCGGCACCACCAGCGCCCCGCTGCTGGTGGAGGAGAATGGGGCCCTGCCTAAG gctgctgtcaAACATCTCCTGCCCGAGATCAAGCCGCAGGACGCCAGCAAGCTGTGCGTGGTCATCGACCTGGACGAGACGCTGGTGCACAGCTCCTTCAAG CCAGTGAACAATGCCGACTTCATCATTCCCGTGGAAATCGATGGCATCATGCACCAG GTGTACGTGCTGAAGCGGCCGCATGTGGATGAGTTCCTGCAGCGCATGGGCGAGCTTTTCGAGTGCGTGCTCTTCACCGCCAGCCTGGCCAAG TACGCGGACCCTGTGGCCGACCTGCTGGATAAATGGGGGGCTTTCCGGGCACGGCTTTTCCGGGAATCCTGCGTCTTCCATCGTGGCAACTATGTGAAGGACCTAAGCCGCCTGGGCCGCGACCTGCGCCGCATCATCATTGTGGACAACTCGCCCGCATCCTACATCTTCCACCCTGACAATGCC GTGCCGGTGGCCTCCTGGTTCGATAACATGGCGGACACAGAGCTGCTGGACCTGCTGCCCTTCTTTGAGAGGCTCAGCAAGGTGGAGGACGTGTACGCAGTGCTCAAGAAGCAGCGGACTAACAGCTAG